CGCCGACCGCTGAGGGTGCGGCTCCACGACCCCCCGGGCCTCACAGCCCCGCGGCGGCCACCAGGTCCGAGCGGATCGCGTCGAGACGCCCGACCGCGGCGATCCGGGCGGCGTCGACGCCGCCCTCGCCGACGGGCACGACCACCTCGAGGTAGCACTTGAGCTTCGGCTCGGTGCCCGACGGGCGCACCACGACCCGGCCGTCGTCGGCCAGCACGAGCCGCAGCCCGTTGGTGGGCGGCAGCCCGGGCCCGGCGCCCTGGTTGAGGTCGTCGACCCGCTCGACGGCCAGGCCGCCCAGCGAGGTGGGCGGGGCCGAGAGCAGCCGGTCGACGACGGCGGGGATGGCGGCGAGGTCGTCCATCCGCACCGAGAGCTGGTCGGTGGCGTGCAGGCCGTGGGTGGTCGCGAGCTCGTCGAGCCGGTCGCGCAGGGTGCGGCCCTCGGCCTTGAGGCGGGCGGCCAGGTCGCACACGAGCAGCAGCGCCGAGACGCCGTCCTTGTCGCGGACCTGCTGCGGGTCGACGCAGTAGCCCAGCGCCTCCTCGTAGCCGAACGCCAGGTCGGGGACCCGGCCGATCCACTTGAAGCCGGTGAGCGTCTCGGCGTACGGCTGGCCCGCCGCGGCGGCGAGCCGGCCCAGCATCGAGGACGACACGATCGAGGTCGCGTAGGTGCCCTGCACGCCGCGGTCGAGCAGGTGGGCGCCCAGCAGCACGCCGAGCTCGTCGCCGCGCAGCGCCTGCCAGCCGTGGGGGCCGGGCAGCGCGACGGCGCAGCGGTCGGCGTCGGGGTCGTTGGCCACGACCAGGTCGGCCCCCACCTCCTCGGCGCGGGCCAGCGCGAGGTCCATCGCGCCGGGCTCCTCGGGGTTGGGGAAGGCGACGGTCGGGAAGTCGGGGTCGGGCTCGGCCTGCGCCTCGACCACGTGGGGCTCGGGGAACCCGGCCCGCTGCAGGGCGGCCAGCACGGTGGCGCCGCCGACCCCGTGCAGCGGGGTGTAGACGAGGCGCAGGTCGCGGGGGCTGCCCTCGGCCAGGCGCACCACGCCCGCGAGGTAGCGGTCGAGCAGCTCCTCGCCCAGCACCTCGATCGCATCCCCCCGCGGGACCGACGCCAGCGGGCCGACGGCCTCGATGCGGGCGGCGATCCCGGCGTCGGCCGGCGGCACGATCTGGCTGCCGTCGCCCAGGTAGACCTTGTAGCCGTTGTCCTGGGGCGGGTTGTGGCTCGCGGTCACCATCACGCCGGCGACGGCGCCCTGGTCGCGGATGGCGTGGGCCAGCACGGGGGTCGGCAGCGGTCGCGGCAGCACGCGCGGCGCCAGCCCGGCCCCGGCCATCACCTCCGCGGTGTCGCGGGCGAACACGTCGGAGAGGTGGCGGGCGTCGTACCCGATGACGACGGGGTCGCCGGGGCGCGCCCCCTGGTCGAGGAGGTACGCCGCGAGGCCGGCCGCCGCGCGCAGCACCACGACGCGGTTCATCCGCATCGGACCGGCGCCCAGGGCGCCCCGCAGCCCGGCCGTGCCGAACTCGAGGAACCCCGAGAACCGGTCGGCCAGGGCGTCGAGGTCCTCGGCGTCGACCAGCGCCTGGAGCTCCTCGCGGGTGCGGGGGTCGGGGTCCTCGGCGAGCCAGGCGCGGGCGCGGTCGAGCAGGTCGGCGTCGGGAGCGGTGCTCATGACGGCCAACCTAGGCGAGGCTCAGCCCAGCTGCTCCAGCCGGGGCAGCACCTCGGTGCACAGCCGCTCGACGCTGCCGACCGGGTCGTCGGAGGAGGGGCCGACCCACACCATGTCGAGCCCGAGCGAGGCCCAGGTCTCGGCCTGGCGCAGGAAGCCGTCGACGTCGCCGAGCACGTCACCGCCGTAGATGTTGGTGCGCTGGATCTCGGCCGGGTCGCGGCCGAGGTCGGCGCAGTGGCGGTCGAGCACCTCGAGCTTGTGGGCCAGCTCGTCGCGGTCGGTGGCGAACAGGTTGCAGGCGTCGGCGTACTGCGCGACCATCCGCAGCGTCTTGCGCTCGCCCGAGCCGCCCACCAGGACCCGCGGGCCGCCCTCGCGCAGCGGCATCGGCCGGCACACGGTCTCGGCGAGCTGGTAGTGGGTGCCGTCGTAGGCGCCCTCGTCGGGGCCCCACATCTGCTCGCACACCTGGATCGCCTCCTCGAGCCGCTCGAAGCGCTCCTTCATCGAGGGGAAGGGGACGCCGAGGCCGTGGTGCTCGCGGTCGTACCACGCCGCACCGATGCCGAACAGCGCCCGACCGCCCGAGAGCACGTCGAGGGTGGCCACGGTCTTGGCCAGCAGCCCGGGGTGGCGGTAGGTCACGCCGGTGACGAGCAGGCCGAGCTCGACGCGGGTGGTCACGCCCGCGAGGAAGCCGAGGGAGGTGTAGCCCTCGAGCATCGGCTGGGCCGGGCCGCCCATCTGCTCCATCTGGAACCAGTGGTCCATCATCGTCAGGGTCGTGACGCCGCCCTCGTCGGCGGCACGGGCGACCCCGGCCAGGGTGGTGGCCAGCTCGCCGGCCCCACCGGGCCAGGTCAGGTCAGCGGCGTGGACGGCGAGCTTCATCGTCCGGTCCCGTCAGCCGAGCGCCGCGACGGCGGCGTCGTAGTCGGGCTCCTGGCCGATCTGCGGGACCAGCTCGGAGTGCAGGACGGTGCCGTCGGTGTCGACGACCACGACCGCGCGGGCCAGCAGGCCCTCGAACTTGGTGTCGAGCAGGCGCACGCCGTAGTCGTCGCCGAAGCCGGACCGGAAGGCCGAGGCGACCTTGACGTCCTCGAGGCCCTCCGCGGCGCAGAAGCCGGTCAGGGCGAAGGGCAGGTCGACCGAGACGTTGAGGACGGTGGTGTCCTCGAGGCCGGAGGCCAGCTCGTTGAACTTCCGGACGCTGGCCTGGCAGACGCCGGTGCCGATGCTGGGGAAGATGCTGATGACCGTGCGGCCCGGGAGGTCGGAGAGCGAGAACTCCGCCAGGTCGGTGTCGACCAGGGTGAAGTCGGGGGCCTTCGAGCCGGGGGCGGGCAGGTCGCCGGAGGTCTGGGCGGGGTCGGGGCCGAGTGCGGTGGTAGCCATGCCCGCCAATCTAGACCCGGTGGGTCAGCGGCGCGTCCGCGGTGCGAACACCGGGCGCTGCTCGGCGCCGTCCCGGGCGAAGGCCGCGGCGCGCGCCGCCCTCGCGTTGGCGCCGAGCAGCAGCACCAGCTGCTCGGCGCGCTCGCGCGCGAAGGTGCGGCGCGGCGACGCCGTCCACGTCCGGTCGAAGAGCCGCTTGCCCGCGGCCAGTGCGTCGGGGGAGCGGTGGGCCAGCTCGCGGGCCAGGTCGTGGGCCGCCGCCACGGGGTCGGCGGACAGCTCGGTGACCAGACCCAGGTCGTGGGCCTGCTGGCCGGAGACCTTGCGGGCGGTCATCGTCAGCAGCTTGGCGGTGTCGATGCCGACCAGCTCCTTGAGGGTGACGACGCCGCTCATGTCGGGGACGATCCCCCAGCGGCCCTCCAGCACCGACCACTCCGAGTCGGGCGAGGCGATCCGGAAGTCGGCGGCCAGCGCCAGCTGGAGGCCGCCGCCGTAGCAATAGCCCTCGACCGCCGCCACGACCGGCACGGGCAGCCGGCGCCAGGCCCAGCACGCCTCCTGGAAGACGTTGGTGCCGCGCCACGGTCGCGGCACGAACGCCGCGACGATCCCCGCCGGCCTCCTCAGCACGGCGCCGAAGTCCAGGCCGGCGCAGAACGAGCTGCCCTCCCCGGAGAGCACCACCGCCCGCAGCGTGCGGTCGCGCCGCAGCCGGTGCGCGACCGCGACCAGCTCGTGGAGCGTCTGCAGCGTGAGGGCGTTGAGCTTCTCCGGCCGGTCCAGTCGCACGTGGGCGATCCCGTCGGCGACGGTGCACGCGACCAGGGGGCCCACGGGCGCAGCGGTGGGCGGAGCAGCGGGGGAGGCGGCCATGACCGGCAGGTTACCGGTCGGTAGGTCAGGCGTCGATGCTGGACATGTCGCCGTACCGGTCACCCACGACGGCGTCGCGCGGCACCGCCTGGTCGAGCGCCTCGAGGTCGTCGGCGGTCAGCTCGACGTCGGCGGCCGCGACGTTCTCCTCCAGGTAGCTGACCCGCTTGGTGCCCGGGATCGGGACCACGTCGTCGCCCTGCGCGAGCACCCAGGCCAGGGCCAGCTGGCCCGGCGTCGCGCCCTTGCTGGCGGCGAGGTCCTTGATGCGGCGCACCAGCTCGAGGTTGGCCTGCAGCGCCTCGCCCTGGAAGCGGGGGAAGTACGCCGTGGCGCGGCTGTCGCCCTCGGCCGGCTCCGAGAGCATCGTGCCGGTCAGCAGGCCGCGCCCGAGCGGGGAGTAGGGCACCACGCCGATGCCGAGCTCGCGCACCACGGGCAGGATCTCGTCCTCGAGGTCGCGGGTGAACAGCGACCACTCGGTCTGCAGGGCCGTGATGGGGTGCACCGCGTGGGCGCGTCGGATCGTCTCCGGCCCGGCCTCGGAGAGCCCGAGGTGGGTCACCTTGCCGGCCTCGACCAGCTCCTTCATGGCCCCGACGGTCTCCTCGATGGGGACCGACTGGTCGACGCGGTGCTGGTAGTAGAGGTCGATGTGGTCCACGCTGAGGCGCTGCAGCGAGGCGTCGCAGGCGGCACGGACGTACTCCGGGGAGCCGTCGATGCCGAGCCGCGCACCGTCCTCGCCGCGCTTGTTGCCGAACTTGGTGGCCAGCTGCACCCCGTCGCGGCGGCCCTGCAGGGCGCGGCCGACGAGGCGCTCGTTGGTGAAGGGGCCGTACATGTCGGCCGTGTCGAGGAACGTCACGCCCAGGTCGAGGGCGCGGTGGATGGTCTCGAGGCCGCCCTGCTCGTCGGGGGTGCCGTAGAACTCCGACATCCCCATGCAGCCGAGCCCGAGGGTGGACACGGTGAGGGAGGCGTCGCGGCCGAGGGTGCGGGTCTGGATCGTCATGCCCCCAGCCAACACCTCGCGCCAAGCGGCGTCAGCCCTCGGCGTCGTCGGTGTCCTTCGGGTACGGCGGGGGCTGGCTCTCGTCGTACTCCTCGGCATCGGTGAACATGCCGCGCTCGACGTCGAAGTCGCGCTGGGTGTTGTCGACCTCGGCGGTGTCGGGCCGGTTGTCCGGGTCGAGGCGACGCTCGCGCTCCTCCTCCATCTCGTGCTTGGTGTCCTCGTCGGGCTCGGCGTCGGGGTCGATGCCCTGGCTGCGGCCCGCGCGCTCGTCGGTGTCGATGCCACCGTCGTCGAGGATGGTCCCGTCCTGCTGGTCCTGCTCGTCGTCGCTCACGCGGTCCTGGCTATCGGTGTCGGTGCACACGTGTCAACGCACCGTCCGCCGCGGCGGACAGGTCGCGGTCCGGCCGGCTCAGATGCGGGGCACGATCCCGCCGAGCAGCTCGCCCATCCGGCTGGCCGCCGCACGGCCCGCCTCGAGGACCTCCTCGTGGTTGAGCGGCTCGCCGGTGATCCCGGCGGCGAGGTTGGTGACCAGGCTGATGCCGAGCACCTCCATGCCGGCCTCGCGGGCGGCGATCGCCTCGAGGGTGGTGCTCATCCCGACCAGGGTGCCGCCGATGGCGCGGATCATCCCGATCTCGGCGGGGGTCTCGTAGTGCGGGCCGGGCAGCTGCACGTAGACGCCCTCGTCGAGGCTCGGGTCGGCCTCGCGGCACAGCGCGCGCAGCCGCGGGCTGTAGAGATCGGTGAGGTCGACGAACCTCGCGCCCTCGATCGGGGAGGTGGCGGTCAGGTTCACGTGGTCGCTGATCAGCACCGGGGTGCCGGGGGACCACGACTCGTCGAGCCCGCCGCAGCCGTTGGTCAGCACCACCGTGCGGCAGCCCGCGGCAGCAGCGGTGCGCACGCCGTGCACGACCGGGCGCACGCCGAGGCCCTCGTAGAGGTGGGTACGGCCGAGGAAGACCAGCAGCTGCCGGTCGCCGGCGCGCACCGAGCGGATCCGGCCCGCGTGGCCCTCGACGGCCGGCGGCGCGAAGCCCGGCAGGTCGGTCGAGCTGAGCTCGGCGGTCACCTCGCCCAGGGCGTCGACGGCCGGCAGCCAGCCCGACCCCAGGACCAGGGCCACGTCGTGGCGCTCGACGCCGGTCCTCTCGGCCAGCACGGCGGCGGCCTCGGTCGCAGCGGCGGCGTACGTCGTCGGTGGGGTCACGGGCCGGACTCTAGTCGGCCACCGACGCCGGTCGCTCAGCCGCCGAAGTTGGAGCGGCAGGGCCGCGAGCGCAGCGCCTCGACGTAGTCGGCCGGGGCGTCGGCGGCCTCGGCGGCGTCGGCCAGGGTGCCGAGGTAGGTCGCCGACGGCAGGCCGCCCTCGAAGGCGTCGAGCACGTAGGCCCACGCCACGACCTCGGAGTCGAGCAGCGAGACCCGCACCTTGACCTTGCGGAACAGCCCGGTGTCGGCCGACTCCCAGCCGTCGAGGGCCGAGACGTCCTCGTCGGTGATGTCGTAGATGCCGACGAAGACCTGCTCGAACGGGTCCTGGACGATCGTGGCCAGCGCGCCGTCCCAGCCGTGCTCCTCGCCGCCGAAGGTGAGGCGCCAGCCCTCGAGCCAGCCGGTGCCGCGCAGCGGGGAGTGGGGGCAGCGCTCGCCCATCCGGGCGGGATCGAGGTTGGTCCCGTAGGCGGCGTACAGCGTCACCGCGCCAGCCTAAGGGGCGCATCGGACGCTCCTCGCATGCGACACAATGTGCGCGTGACGACACCAGACTTCGGGCAGGGCCAGCGGGTCGTGATCATCGGCGGCGGGCCGGGGGGCTACGAGGCGGCACTGGTCGCCCAGCAGCTCGGGGCCCGGGTCACGGTCGTGGACAGCGACGGGCTCGGCGGCTCGGCGGTGGTCACCGACTGCGTGCCCAGCAAGACCCTGATCGCCACCGCGGAGCTGATGACGGAGTTCTCGGGGGCGCCCGAGCTCGGCGTCCAGTTCGAGGACCACGAGGGCGACCCCGCCCACCAGCTCACCGTCGACCTGGCGACCGTCAACGCCCGGGTGAAGCGGCTGGCCCACGACCAGTCCGACGACATCGGTCGCCGCCTCGCGGACGAGGGCGTCGAGGTCCGCCACGGCCGCGGCCGGCTCGAGGGCGCCGGGGTGGTCGTGGTCGACCTCGCCGACGGCGGCTCGGAGCGGCTCGAGGCCGACGCCGTGCTGCTCGCCACCGGTGCGGCTCCCCGCACGTTGCCCACCGCCGAGCCCGACGGGGAGCGGATCCTCACCTGGGAGCAGGTCTACGACCTGACCGAGACGCCGTCCCACATGGTCGTGGTCGGCTCCGGCGTCACCGGGGCGGAGTTCGCCAGCGCCTACATGGCGCTGGGCATCGAGGTCACGCTGGTCTCCTCGCGCGACCGGGTGCTGCCCGGCGAGGACGCCGACGCCGCCGAGGTGCTGGAGGAGGTGCTGACCCGGCGCGGCATGCAGGTGCTGTCGAAGTCGCGGATGGAGTCGGTCACCCGGGAGGGCGACCAGGTCACCGTGCGCCTCACCGACGGCCGCACCGTGACCGGCTCGCACTGCCTGCTGGCGCTCGGCTCCATCCCCAAGACCGCCGGCATCGGGCTCGAGGAGGCGGGCGTCGAGCTCGACGGCGGCGGTTTCGTCAAGGTCGACCGGGTCTCGCGCACCTCCGCCCGCGGGGTGTACGCCGCGGGCGACTGCACCGGCGTGCTGATGCTGGCCAGCGTGGCCGCCATGCAGGGCCGGATCGCGATGTGGCACTTCCTCGGCGACGCCGTGACCCCGCTCGACCTGGGCCAGGTGTCCTCCAACGTCTTCACCGCGCCCGAGATCGCCACCGTCGGCTGCTCGCAGCGGGCCGTCGACGCGGGGGAGGTGCCGGCCGAGACCGTGCGCCTCGAGCTGGCCGGCAACCCACGCGCCAAGATGCAGGGCGTGCGCGACGGCTTCGTCAAGCTCTTCGCCCGTCGCGGCACCGGCATCGTCATCGGCGGCGTCGTGGTCGGGCCCCGGGCCAGCGAGCTGATCCACCCGATCTCGATCGCGGTGGCCGAGTCGCTGACCGTCGACCAGCTGGCCCACGTGTTCACGGTCTACCCCTCCATGAGCGGCTCCATCGCCGAGGCGGCCCGTCGCATGCACCACTTCACGACCCGATAAATACAACGATGTCATTTATGGGCGTCATGGAAATGCATTCTGGAATTCGTCCCGGGTCCTATTAGGGGCAGACATACTCGAGTCCGGTCCGTCTCCCACCCCACCGGTCACCGAGGTCCCCATGTCACGCATCCGACGCGGTCTCGGCGTCGTCGGCGCCGCTGCACTCCTGCTCGCGACCGGGCTCGCGAGCCCACCGGCGGCCACCGCCGCGGGGTCCCCCGTCGGTGCGGCCGCCCCCGACGTTCAGGCCGCCGACGCCGGCTGGGCCGTGCCCTCCGACGGGGTGGTGAGGCTGCGCGGCCACGGCTACGGCCACGGCCACGGGATGTCGCAGTACGGCGCCCGCGGGGCGGCCCAGAAGGGCCTGACGCACCAGCAGATCCTGGCCTTCTACTACCCCGGGACGACCCTGGGGACGACCTCGGGCAACATCTGGGTCCACCTGACGGCCGACACCGACGGCACCCTCCAGGTGCTCCCGGCGACCGGGCTGCGGGTGCGCCAGGTGGGCAGCGGGTCGTCGTACGTGCTGCCGACCTCGGTGGGGAGCGCCACCCCGACCTCGTGGCGGCTGCGCACGGTCTCGGGCCGGATCGTCCTGGAGTACCTCGCCGGCAGCAGCTGGCGCGCGCACGCGCCGAAGGACGTGACGCTGTCCGGCGCCGCGGCCTTCTACCGCCCCGGCGGCACGGTCACCCTGCGGGTCGGGAGCTCCGACCGGACCTACCGCGGCTCGCTGCGCTACGTCGCCGGCGCCACCGTCAACGTGCTGCGCCTCGACGACTACGTGCGCGGCGTCGTGCCCCGCGAGATGCCCGTCTCCTGGGAGGGCGCCGCGGTGCGCACCCAGGCCGTCGCGGCACGGACCTACGCCGCGTGGGAGCGCGCCGACCACCTGGGCCGCTCGTGGCACACCTGCGACACCACCTCCTGCCAGGTCTACGGCGGGGTCGGCTCGGAGCACCCGCTGGGCGACGCCGCCGTCAAGGCGACCGCCGGCCAGGTGCTGCGCTGGAAGGGCGAGCCCGCGTTCACGCAGTTCTCCTCCAGCAGCGGCGGCTGGACGCGCGCCGGCAGCATGCCCTACCTGGTGGCCAAGGCGGACCCGTACGACGCCAACGCCAGCAACCCGATGAACACCTGGTCGACCACCCTCAAGCGCACGACCGTGCAGTCGGCGTACCCCTCGATCGGGACGCTGCAGTCGCTGCGCGTCACCCGCCGCGACGGCAACGGCGACTGGGGCGGGCGCGCCACCGCGGTGCTGCTCCGCGGCTCCAAGGGCGAGGTCACCGTCAGCGGCTCGACGTTCCGCTCGCGGTTCGGGCTGCGCTCGGACTGGATCAGGTTCGGCAGCTGAGCGCCGGGGGCGATCGGCCCAGATCGGAGGCTTTCCTCACGTACGCTGGCCCCATGACGACGCAGATCGCCGACCCCGCGGAGTTCCTCCCGCGCCGCCGGCCCTCCCAGGAGCGCAGCCGGCGTCGTTTCGACGACATCCTGCGCGCCGCCCGGGCGCTGCTCGTCGAGGTGGGCTTCGAGTCGTTCACCTCCGAGCAGGTGGCGCTGCGCGCGGGCGTGCCGATCGGCTCGCTCTACCAGTTCTTCGGCAACAAGTACGCCATCATCTGCGAGCTCGACCGCCTCGACACCGCCAACGTGCAGACCGCGCTCGCCGAGTTCGCCGCCGAGATCCCCACCCTCGCCTGGGGCGACCTGCTCGAGAAGCTGCTCGACCACCTCGCCGCCCTGTGGCGCACCGACCCGTCGCGGCGGGCGGTGTGGCTGGCGATGCAGGCCACGCCGCCCACCCGGGCGCTGGCCGCGACCCACGAGCGCGAGCTCGCGGCGCAGGTCACCCGGCTGCTGGCTCCGCTGACCCCCGGCTCCAAGATCACCCACCGGCAGTCGCTGGCCGAGGTGCTGGTGTATGTGACGTACTCGATGCTCAACTTCTCCATCCGCGACGGCCAGTCCCACCCCGACGCCGTGGTCCAGCTCAAGACGCTGCTCACCGGCTACCTCATCGCCGCCGAGACCGAGGCCGCGCAGCAGCGCTCCGGCGCCTGAGACACGCCCCGCGCGGGCCTTGTGACTGGCCCGTAACCCCGAAGTCGTGGGACGGTGGACCCAATGCGAGACGAGCCTCGCGTTTCCAGCGTTCAACCCGAGGGGTCCATCGTGTCTTTCCGTCGAATCGCGATCGTCAACCGTGGCGAGTCCGCCATGCGGCTGCTGCACGCCGTGAGCGAGCTGAACGCCGCGAACCCGGTCGAGGACCACGTGCAGACCGTCGCCCTGCACACCTCGGGCGAGGCGGACGCGATGTTCGTGCGGCAGGCGGACCTGGCCCACGACCTGGGGCCCGCGTCCGCGCGGCCGTACGTCGACCTGGCCGTCCTCGAGCGCGCCCTGCTGGAGACCGGCGCCGACGCGGTGTGGCCCGGCTGGGGCTTCGTCGCCGAGGACCCGTCGTTCGTGGACCTGTGCGACAAGCACGGCGTCACCTTCATCGGCCCCAGCGCCGAGGCGATGCGCCGGCTGGGGGACAAGATCGGCTCGAAGCTGATCGCCGAGGAGGTCGGCGTCCCGGTCGCGCCGTGGAGCCGTGGCGCCGTCGACACCCTGGAGGAGGCCCTCGCCGCCGCCGAGCAAGTGGGCTACCCGCTGATGCTCAAGGCCACCGCCGGCGGTGGTGGTCGCGGCATCCGCATGGTGGCCTCGCCGGCCGACCTCGAGGACGCCTACCAGCGCACCAGCGACGAGGCGCTGCGCGCCTTCGGCAACGGCACCGTCTTCCTGGAGCGCCTGGTCACCGGCGCCCGCCACGTCGAGGTCCAGCTGATCGCGGACAGCCACGGCACCGCGTGGGCGCTGGGCGTGCGCGACTGCTCCATCCAGCGCCGCAACCAGAAGGTGATCGAGGAGTCGGCCTCGCCGCTGCTCGCCCCCGAGCAGGTCGAGGAGCTCAAGACCGCCGCCGAGCAGCTCGCGCTGGCCGTGGGCTACGTCGGTGCGGGCACCGTCGAGTTCCTCTACCACCCCGGCGAGCGCACCTTCGCCTTCCTCGAGGTCAACACCCGCCTGCAGGTCGAGCACTCGATCACCGAGGCCACCACCGGCATCGACCTGGTCCGCGCGCAGATCCACGTCGCGCAGGGCGGCCGGCTCGAGGGCGAGAAGCCGGCCGAGGTCGGCCACGCCGTCGAGGCCCGGCTCAACGCCGAGGACCCCGACCGCGACTTCGCCCCCGCCCCGGGCCGCATCGAGCACCTCGAGCTGCCCTCGGGCCCCGGCATCCGCGTCGACACCGGCGTCGCCGAGGGCGACACCATCCCGCCCGACTTCGACTCGATGATCGCCAAGATCATCGCCTACGGCCGCACCCGCGACGAGGCGCTGGCCCGGCTGCGCCGCGCGATGACCTCGACCACCGTGGTCATCGAGGGTGGCGCCTGCAACAAGAGCTTCGTGCTCGACCTGCTCGCCCAGCCCGAGGTCGTCAGCGGCGACCCGGCCGGGGGAGTCGCGTGGGCCGACACCGGCTGGATCGACCGCGTCCGCGCCGAGGGCAGGCTCGCCTCCCACGCCCACGCGGGCGTCGCGGTGGTCGCCGCCGGCATCGAGGCCTACCTCGAGGGCGTCCGGATCGAGACCGCCCGGCTGATCGAGACCGCCCACGGCGGCCGACCCTCGGCCTCCCACGAGGTGGGCCGTCCGGTCGAGCTCAAGCTGCGCGGCGTGCCGTACCAGGTCGCCACGATCAACACCGGCCCCGGCCGCTTCCGGGTCAGCGTCTCCTCGGGGTCCAGCTCCCAGACCGTCGACGTCGCCATGGCCCACGTCGACGACGTGCGCCGCCGCCTGGTCGTCGGCGGCCGGCGCTACAGCGTCGTCACCGCCACCCACGGCCCCACCACGCTGGTCGAGGTCGACGGCGTCGCCCACCGCGTCAGCCGCGACGAGGGTGGCGTGCTGCGCTCGCCCGCCCCGGCCCTGGTCGTGGCCACCCCGGTCACCGTCGGCGACGAGGTCGAGGCCGGCGCGACCGTGGTCGTGCTGGAGTCGATGAAGATGGAGACCGCGCTGCACGCGCCCTTCCCGGCCCGGGTCAAGGAGCTGCACGTCATCACCGGCAGCCAGGTCGAGACCGGTGCCGCGCTCATCAAGCTGGAGCAGCTGGGGGAGGGGACCGAGGAGGTCGCCGACGCCGGCCCCGGCGTCGACCTGCCGGCCGACGCGGGCGTCGACCCCGCGACCCAGCGCGAGCGCGCCCGCGCCGCGCTCAGCGCCGTCGTCCTCGGCTACGACGTGCCGCCGGAGGACCAGGACGCCGCGCTCTCGGAGTACCTCGCCGTGCGCGACACCGTCCAGGACGACCAGGTCGGGGCCGGCTCCGTGCTGTCCGACGAGGTCACCCTGCTGGAGACCTTCGTCGACCTCGCCGAGCTGAGCCGCAACCGCCCGGCCGACGAGGACCGCCAGAGCGAGCTGCGGGTGCACAGCTCGCGCGAGCACTTCCACACCTACCTGCAGAGCCTCGACGCCGACCGCGGCGGCCTGCCCGAGCAGTTCCGCGAGCGGCTGCAGCGGGTGCTGCGCCACTACGGGCTCACCTCGCCCGACCGCACCCCCGAGCTCGAGGCGGCGGTCTTCCGGATCTTCCTGGCCCAGCAGCGCACCACCCCCGAGGTGGCGCTGGTGGCCGCCCTGCTCGGGGCGTGGAGCCGCGAGGCGCCGCCCGTCGGCGACCTCGCCGGCCGGGCCCGCGAGGTGCTCGAGCGCCTGGGCCGCGTGCCGCAGTCGCGCTACCCCGCGGTGGGCGACCTGGCCCGCAGCGTGCGGTTCCGGTGGTTCGACCAGCCGGCCGTCGACGCCGAGCGCACGGGCGTGCTGCTCGGCATGCGCGACGAGGTGGAGGCGCTCGCGGCGTCGGCCGACGCCCCCGACCGCGCCCGCCGGATCGAGGCGCTGGCCGCGATCCCCGAGCAGACCGTCGGGTTCCTGTGCGACCGCCTGGTCCGCGGCGTGCCCGAGCGCGAGCCGATGCTCGAGGTGCTCGCGCGGCGCCACTACCGCGAGTACGACCTGCACGACGTGCGCTCCCTCGACGAGCCCCGGCCCGTCGTGGTCGCCGACTACGTCCTCGACGAGCGGCCCACGCGGCTGGTCTCCTCGATCGGCAGCGTCGCCGAGCTGGTCGACGGCTCCGAGCTGGTCGCCGCCGTCGCCTCCCACGTCGCCGAGCGCGCGACCGGCGAGGACGCCGTCGTCGACCTCTACCTGTCCTGGCCCGAGGCGCCCTCGGCCCCGGACGAGGCGAGCGCGCAGCTGCACGCGCTGCTCGACGCGCTGCCGCTGACCCGTGACGTGCGCCGCGTCTGCGTCGCCATCTGCGCCGGCGGCGGCGACCGCCACGTCGGCTACTTCACCTTCCGTCCCGCCGACGACGAGGGCGCCGCGTCCTCCGGCCAGGCGATCGTCGAGGACGACCTGACCCGCGGGGTGCACCCGATGGTCGGTCGCCGCCTCGACCTGTGGCGGCTGCGCCGCTTCCACGTCACCCGCATCGACGCCCCCGAGGACGTGCTGCTCTACGAGTGCGTGGCCCGGGAGAACCCCTCCGACCGCCGCCTCGTGGCGCTGGCGCAGGTCCGGCAGATGTCGGTCGTGCGCGACGACGACGGCACCATCACGGCCCTGCCGCACGCCGAGCGCGCGGTGGAGAGCTGCCTGGAGTCGATCCGGCGCGAGCGCGTGGCC
This genomic interval from Nocardioides scoriae contains the following:
- a CDS encoding phospho-sugar mutase, translating into MSTAPDADLLDRARAWLAEDPDPRTREELQALVDAEDLDALADRFSGFLEFGTAGLRGALGAGPMRMNRVVVLRAAAGLAAYLLDQGARPGDPVVIGYDARHLSDVFARDTAEVMAGAGLAPRVLPRPLPTPVLAHAIRDQGAVAGVMVTASHNPPQDNGYKVYLGDGSQIVPPADAGIAARIEAVGPLASVPRGDAIEVLGEELLDRYLAGVVRLAEGSPRDLRLVYTPLHGVGGATVLAALQRAGFPEPHVVEAQAEPDPDFPTVAFPNPEEPGAMDLALARAEEVGADLVVANDPDADRCAVALPGPHGWQALRGDELGVLLGAHLLDRGVQGTYATSIVSSSMLGRLAAAAGQPYAETLTGFKWIGRVPDLAFGYEEALGYCVDPQQVRDKDGVSALLLVCDLAARLKAEGRTLRDRLDELATTHGLHATDQLSVRMDDLAAIPAVVDRLLSAPPTSLGGLAVERVDDLNQGAGPGLPPTNGLRLVLADDGRVVVRPSGTEPKLKCYLEVVVPVGEGGVDAARIAAVGRLDAIRSDLVAAAGL
- a CDS encoding LLM class F420-dependent oxidoreductase: MKLAVHAADLTWPGGAGELATTLAGVARAADEGGVTTLTMMDHWFQMEQMGGPAQPMLEGYTSLGFLAGVTTRVELGLLVTGVTYRHPGLLAKTVATLDVLSGGRALFGIGAAWYDREHHGLGVPFPSMKERFERLEEAIQVCEQMWGPDEGAYDGTHYQLAETVCRPMPLREGGPRVLVGGSGERKTLRMVAQYADACNLFATDRDELAHKLEVLDRHCADLGRDPAEIQRTNIYGGDVLGDVDGFLRQAETWASLGLDMVWVGPSSDDPVGSVERLCTEVLPRLEQLG
- the tpx gene encoding thiol peroxidase, coding for MATTALGPDPAQTSGDLPAPGSKAPDFTLVDTDLAEFSLSDLPGRTVISIFPSIGTGVCQASVRKFNELASGLEDTTVLNVSVDLPFALTGFCAAEGLEDVKVASAFRSGFGDDYGVRLLDTKFEGLLARAVVVVDTDGTVLHSELVPQIGQEPDYDAAVAALG
- a CDS encoding crotonase/enoyl-CoA hydratase family protein is translated as MAASPAAPPTAAPVGPLVACTVADGIAHVRLDRPEKLNALTLQTLHELVAVAHRLRRDRTLRAVVLSGEGSSFCAGLDFGAVLRRPAGIVAAFVPRPWRGTNVFQEACWAWRRLPVPVVAAVEGYCYGGGLQLALAADFRIASPDSEWSVLEGRWGIVPDMSGVVTLKELVGIDTAKLLTMTARKVSGQQAHDLGLVTELSADPVAAAHDLARELAHRSPDALAAGKRLFDRTWTASPRRTFARERAEQLVLLLGANARAARAAAFARDGAEQRPVFAPRTRR
- a CDS encoding aldo/keto reductase: MTIQTRTLGRDASLTVSTLGLGCMGMSEFYGTPDEQGGLETIHRALDLGVTFLDTADMYGPFTNERLVGRALQGRRDGVQLATKFGNKRGEDGARLGIDGSPEYVRAACDASLQRLSVDHIDLYYQHRVDQSVPIEETVGAMKELVEAGKVTHLGLSEAGPETIRRAHAVHPITALQTEWSLFTRDLEDEILPVVRELGIGVVPYSPLGRGLLTGTMLSEPAEGDSRATAYFPRFQGEALQANLELVRRIKDLAASKGATPGQLALAWVLAQGDDVVPIPGTKRVSYLEENVAAADVELTADDLEALDQAVPRDAVVGDRYGDMSSIDA
- a CDS encoding purine-nucleoside phosphorylase codes for the protein MTPPTTYAAAATEAAAVLAERTGVERHDVALVLGSGWLPAVDALGEVTAELSSTDLPGFAPPAVEGHAGRIRSVRAGDRQLLVFLGRTHLYEGLGVRPVVHGVRTAAAAGCRTVVLTNGCGGLDESWSPGTPVLISDHVNLTATSPIEGARFVDLTDLYSPRLRALCREADPSLDEGVYVQLPGPHYETPAEIGMIRAIGGTLVGMSTTLEAIAAREAGMEVLGISLVTNLAAGITGEPLNHEEVLEAGRAAASRMGELLGGIVPRI